The genomic interval TTTTCTGGATATAATAAATCAGGCACCGCTTTAAAAGCAAATGCAGTTTTTTCACCTATCGTCATTTTCAATAAACGGCGGTACATCCATCGTTTCACACCTACATGAGGCACATATCTCGCCACTTCAATAATGAACGTATTTTTAAAGAGCTTCATAAATGGGATATAACGATACAGATCATGTAATGCGTTATGACGGCTTGCTGGATAAACTTTGAGTCGTCGCTTCAACTTAACGCTTTCCTTTCTTGTCGAACGGCCAATTGAGCACGCCAACTTCACGATAGAGAGGCACATCTTTTTTAAGTCGACGCCATACAATAAAGATGACTCCGATGATAATGCATACAATTGAGACCACCTGTGCAATTCGAATTGTCTCCGTTAACATCAAACTGTCGGTACGTAATCCTTCTATGTAAAAACGACCAATCGAATACCAAATGATATAGATGAAAAATGTTTCTCCGATTTTTAAATGACGACGGATAGTGATTAAAATTATAAAGCCGGTAACATCCCAAATCGATTCATATAAAAATGTCGGTTGGTAATAAATACCGTTGATTTGCATATTTTCAATAATAAATTGCGGTAAGTGTAGCGATTCTAAAAACGAACGACTCACTGGACCGCCGTGCGCTTCGTGGTTCATAAAATTACCCCAACGGCCAATGCCTTGCGCTAAAATAATACTTGGCGCCACAACATCACCTAATTGAAACGGTTGCCAGTTTTTGCGATA from Staphylococcus sp. MI 10-1553 carries:
- the lgt gene encoding prolipoprotein diacylglyceryl transferase yields the protein MIGYIDPVAFSLGGLEVKWYGIIIASAILIGYWIAQKSAQSVGFREDDLVNILLVCVFVAIISARLYFVLFQLDYYIQNPTEIPMIWHGGIAIHGGLIGAFAMGIYYCYRKNWQPFQLGDVVAPSIILAQGIGRWGNFMNHEAHGGPVSRSFLESLHLPQFIIENMQINGIYYQPTFLYESIWDVTGFIILITIRRHLKIGETFFIYIIWYSIGRFYIEGLRTDSLMLTETIRIAQVVSIVCIIIGVIFIVWRRLKKDVPLYREVGVLNWPFDKKGKR